A part of Thermus islandicus DSM 21543 genomic DNA contains:
- a CDS encoding pyridoxal phosphate-dependent aminotransferase: MLDDVLRPIHGGPDGGPEPLYDFSTNANALGPNPVILEYLQRVDPSRYPDPLYRKVHRLLAQAHGVAEEQVAVGTGTSELIHRLARWTYLRGPMLLLPPTFSEYARAARALDLPLWEAEGPEAFLALLPRASLAFLCVPNNPTGEVYAFLEEAAALAREGHTALVLDLAYYELLEAPPALPHGVWRLYSPNKAHGLTGVRAGYLVAPLDLTHFRNLAPSWPVSVYGEALLLGQLDPAAQAWLRESRRELYRLRRLLAEGLRGLGLEVRESPANFLLARVGRATEVARALRERGIRVRDGTSFGLSEWIRLSAQGEEAIGALLEALEGVLARLGA, from the coding sequence GTGCTGGACGATGTGCTTCGGCCCATCCACGGGGGGCCCGACGGGGGTCCGGAGCCCCTCTACGACTTCTCCACCAACGCCAACGCCCTCGGGCCCAATCCGGTGATCCTGGAGTACCTCCAGCGGGTAGACCCGAGCCGCTACCCCGATCCCCTGTACCGCAAGGTTCACCGCCTCCTGGCCCAGGCCCACGGGGTGGCGGAGGAACAGGTGGCCGTGGGCACGGGGACAAGCGAGCTCATCCACCGCCTGGCGCGGTGGACCTACCTGCGGGGGCCCATGCTCCTCCTGCCCCCTACATTCAGCGAGTACGCCCGGGCCGCCAGGGCCCTGGACCTGCCCCTTTGGGAGGCAGAAGGCCCCGAGGCCTTCCTCGCCCTCCTGCCCCGGGCGAGCCTCGCCTTCCTCTGCGTTCCCAACAACCCCACGGGGGAGGTGTACGCCTTCTTGGAGGAAGCGGCCGCCCTGGCGCGGGAAGGGCACACGGCCTTGGTCCTGGACCTGGCCTACTACGAGCTCCTGGAAGCCCCTCCCGCCCTCCCCCATGGGGTGTGGCGCCTTTACAGCCCCAACAAGGCCCACGGCCTCACGGGGGTGAGGGCCGGGTACCTTGTGGCGCCCTTGGACCTTACCCATTTCCGGAACCTGGCCCCAAGCTGGCCCGTGTCCGTCTATGGAGAAGCCCTCCTCCTCGGACAGCTGGACCCGGCGGCGCAGGCCTGGCTCCGGGAGAGCCGCAGGGAGCTCTACCGCCTGCGGCGCCTCCTGGCGGAGGGGCTTAGGGGGCTCGGCCTCGAGGTCCGGGAAAGCCCCGCCAACTTCCTCCTGGCCCGCGTAGGCCGGGCCACGGAGGTGGCCAGGGCCCTAAGGGAAAGGGGCATAAGGGTGCGGGACGGCACCAGCTTTGGCCTTTCTGAATGGATCCGCCTTTCGGCCCAAGGCGAGGAGGCCATTGGGGCCCTCCTCGAGGCCCTGGAAGGGGTTCTTGCTAGACTGGGGGCATGA
- the cbiB gene encoding adenosylcobinamide-phosphate synthase CbiB: MSLLLALLLDALLGEPPPRFHPVVWMGRYLSWAWPRVRGLWSGACYWALGALLFALPAFLLDLLLRPLALGWAFLGLLLKPLFSLRMLLSEVLAVERALGESLEAGRTRLSRIVSRRTEDLSPEEVREAALESLAENLVDSLLAPLLYYALLGLGGAALYRYANTADAMWGYPEHGARGTFAARMDDLLNLLPARLTGLLLCPPRLWGRLLQEARKTPSPNAGFPMAALALRLGVRLRKRGAYALNPQAPSPKAAHLGRALWWVGGVGYGAGVLLSGLLAPWGR, translated from the coding sequence GTGAGCCTCCTCCTCGCCCTCCTCCTGGACGCCCTCCTGGGGGAGCCTCCGCCCCGGTTCCACCCTGTGGTCTGGATGGGGCGGTACCTCTCTTGGGCTTGGCCCAGGGTGAGGGGCCTTTGGTCGGGGGCCTGCTACTGGGCCCTGGGCGCCCTTCTCTTCGCCTTGCCCGCCTTCCTCCTGGACCTGCTCCTCCGCCCCCTGGCCCTGGGGTGGGCCTTCCTCGGCCTCCTCCTCAAGCCCCTCTTCAGCCTCAGGATGCTCCTTTCGGAAGTCCTTGCCGTGGAGAGGGCCCTTGGGGAAAGCCTCGAGGCCGGAAGAACGCGCCTTTCCCGGATCGTGAGCCGGAGGACGGAGGACCTCTCCCCGGAGGAGGTGCGGGAGGCGGCCCTGGAAAGCCTCGCGGAAAACCTCGTGGACAGCCTCCTCGCCCCCCTCCTCTACTACGCCCTCTTGGGCCTGGGGGGAGCCGCCCTTTACCGCTACGCCAACACCGCCGACGCCATGTGGGGCTACCCGGAGCACGGGGCAAGGGGCACCTTCGCCGCCCGGATGGACGACCTCCTCAACCTCCTCCCGGCAAGGCTTACCGGGCTTCTCCTCTGCCCGCCTAGGCTCTGGGGACGCCTCCTCCAGGAGGCCCGCAAGACCCCTTCCCCCAACGCGGGCTTCCCCATGGCCGCCCTGGCCCTGAGGCTCGGCGTCCGCCTAAGGAAACGGGGCGCCTACGCCCTGAACCCCCAAGCCCCCTCGCCGAAAGCAGCCCACCTGGGAAGGGCCCTCTGGTGGGTGGGCGGGGTAGGGTATGGGGCCGGGGTCCTGCTTTCCGGGCTCCTGGCCCCCTGGGGACGGTAG
- the fbp gene encoding fructose-1,6-bisphosphate aldolase/phosphatase: MRITLSVLKADIGSVGGHTLPSAAVLAKVKEVVEEAKGSLLLDAYVFHIGDDIVLLLSHTRGVAHPAIHELAWRAFREGTEVAKREGLYGAGQDLLKDAFTGNLHGLGPQVAEMEVEERPSEPFMVLAADKTEPGAFNLPLYLAFADPMYSSGLLLSPELRPGFRFRIMDLAQTERDSYIELDAPERLYDIAALLRDSHRFAIASIWSRKYGEVAAVVSTTRLRNIAGRYVGKDDPVALVRTQKIFPATEEFGPPFALAPFVAGDTRGSHHLPLMPVKANTPASTFFCVPMVCALGFSLKEGRLTGPVDLFADPVWDAVRAKVVEKAQEMRRQGFYGPAMLPMEELEYTGIAERLKELEQEFS; the protein is encoded by the coding sequence ATGAGGATCACCTTGAGCGTGCTCAAGGCGGATATCGGCTCCGTAGGCGGGCACACCCTGCCGAGTGCGGCGGTGCTGGCCAAGGTGAAGGAGGTGGTGGAGGAGGCCAAGGGGAGCCTTCTCCTGGACGCCTACGTCTTCCACATTGGGGATGATATCGTCCTCCTTCTCTCCCACACCCGGGGGGTGGCCCACCCCGCCATTCACGAGCTTGCCTGGAGAGCCTTTCGCGAGGGGACCGAGGTGGCGAAGCGGGAAGGGCTCTACGGGGCAGGCCAGGACCTCCTCAAGGACGCCTTCACGGGAAACCTCCACGGCCTCGGTCCCCAGGTGGCGGAGATGGAGGTTGAGGAAAGGCCCTCCGAGCCCTTCATGGTCCTGGCGGCGGACAAGACCGAGCCCGGGGCCTTCAACCTGCCCCTTTACCTGGCCTTCGCGGACCCCATGTACTCCTCGGGCCTCCTCCTCTCCCCGGAGCTTAGGCCGGGTTTCCGCTTCCGCATCATGGACCTCGCGCAAACGGAGCGGGATAGCTACATTGAGCTGGATGCTCCCGAGCGGCTTTACGACATCGCTGCCCTCTTGCGGGACTCCCACCGCTTTGCCATAGCCTCCATCTGGTCCCGAAAATACGGGGAGGTGGCGGCGGTGGTGAGCACCACCCGCCTCAGGAACATCGCCGGGCGCTACGTGGGTAAGGACGATCCCGTGGCCCTGGTGCGCACCCAGAAGATCTTCCCCGCCACGGAGGAGTTCGGCCCCCCCTTTGCCCTGGCCCCCTTCGTGGCCGGGGATACCCGGGGAAGCCACCACCTGCCCCTCATGCCCGTGAAGGCCAACACCCCGGCCTCCACCTTCTTCTGCGTGCCCATGGTCTGTGCCCTGGGCTTTTCCCTGAAGGAGGGCCGCCTTACCGGTCCGGTGGACCTCTTCGCCGATCCCGTCTGGGACGCGGTTCGGGCCAAGGTGGTGGAGAAGGCGCAGGAGATGCGGCGCCAGGGCTTCTACGGCCCCGCCATGTTGCCCATGGAGGAGCTGGAGTACACCGGGATCGCCGAGCGGCTCAAGGAGCTGGAGCAGGAGTTTAGCTGA
- a CDS encoding HEPN domain-containing protein has protein sequence MTPGLARYLEEALYLFGSHARGTADRRSDLDLLMVARTSLPLSASASSWSSSRMPPSPWRPSSSPPRRSKSAGTSPSSKGCYGRRNRFMSVEKRRLEARRWLAQAWDDWEAAKALLERGKHAQAAFLAQQAGEKALIALGLDPWGHSLTRLLQDLPPEEAKKALEDAQAILKAVGGRLEKG, from the coding sequence ATGACCCCGGGGCTCGCCCGCTACCTGGAGGAGGCCCTCTACCTCTTCGGCTCCCACGCCCGGGGGACGGCGGACCGAAGGTCGGATCTGGACCTCCTGATGGTGGCCCGCACCTCCCTCCCCTTAAGCGCATCGGCCTCGTCCTGGAGCTCCTCCAGGATGCCCCCCTCCCCGTGGAGGCCATCGTCCTCACCCCCGAGGCGTTCCAAGAGCGCCGGAACCTCCCCTTCCTCCAAGGGGTGCTACGGGAGGCGAAACCGCTTTATGAGCGTGGAAAAACGCCGGCTTGAGGCCCGCCGCTGGCTCGCCCAAGCCTGGGACGACTGGGAGGCGGCAAAGGCCCTCCTGGAGAGGGGCAAGCACGCCCAGGCTGCCTTTCTTGCCCAGCAGGCCGGGGAGAAAGCCCTAATCGCCCTGGGCCTGGACCCCTGGGGCCACAGCCTCACCCGGCTCCTCCAGGATCTCCCTCCGGAGGAAGCCAAGAAGGCCCTGGAGGACGCCCAGGCGATCCTAAAAGCCGTGGGGGGGCGCCTTGAGAAGGGGTAA